AAGGTACGAAAACACTTATTGATGAAGCTGTTATGCCTGAAGAAGAGATATTGCCAGAACGAAAAGATGACTGGCAGGAGGTTAGGAATTATATTATTGCAATAAATTCTGCTGTTGATTCCTTAAAAGACCTTCCTCTTTGTATTAGGCTTATAAAAGAGACTCATAAAACTTTACTTAGAAGTGTTCGTGGTGAAAAAAAAATACCTGGTGAAATAAGAACCTCACAAAATTGGATTGGTGGGTCAAGTCCTTCAAATGCTTTTTTTGTACCTCCTGTTCCTGAAGAAGTCTCTGAACTATTAGCTGATCTTGAAAAATTTTGGCATAATGATAATTTAGATTTACCTAAATTAATAAAAATTGCTATATCTCATTATCAATTTGAAACAATCCACCCTTTTTTAGATGGAAATGGAAGGATAGGAAGACTTTTAGTAATTTTGCAATTAATAGATAGTGGTATTTTAAGAAAACCTGCCTTCTATTTATCAGAATTTTTTGAGGAAAATAAAAAGCTTTATTATGACTCTTTAACCCTTGTAAGAGAGAAAAATGATCTTGAACAGTGGATAAGGTTTTTCTTGCAGGGAGTATGTCAAACAGCTGAAAAAACCATTCAAACCTTTGAAAAAATAGATCTTCTCAGAAAAGAAAATGAAGAAAAAATCTATACTCTTGGAAGAAGAGCAAAAAAAGGTTATGAGCTATTAAGACTTTTATACTCGCATGTGTATATAAATGTTGACATTGTGGCTAAAGAGCTAAAAATATCTTGGCCTTCTGCGAATAAGCTTATATCAGAATTCGTAAGACTTGGTATTCTTAAAGAAATTACAAATCAAAAACAATATAGGAAATTTGTTTTTGATGATTATATAAAAATCTTTAGAATATGCTAGATACTTTATAGTATTTTATTCAAAAACAAATAAAATACTGTGCCTAAATTGTGCCTAAACTAAAATTAAATTTTATGATTTTTAATGAAAATAAGTGAAATTCAAAAGAGAATAAAGCAGGTTAAAAGTCTTATATATCAATAAAATAATTAACTTTAATTTAATTTGATGAAAACAAGTGAAAAATAAAAAATAGAGTTCGAATCTCTCCGTCTCCACCATAAAAGCCCACGGTTAACAGCCCGGGGTTTTTATTTTGTCGAAATATGTCCAGTATAAGCTTTTGCAAGAATAATATCTTTCCATAAGATATTATGAAAAATAAAAAGTGTGGCAATAATTTTATTTTATTTGGTTTCATGATAAAGAGTATAAGAATAAAAATCTGTTTTTAAGAAAGTTGTTTTTAATGATTGCAGAAGATAGAAAAAAGAAAATCCAGGAAGAAATTGAAAGAGTTAAAATCAAAGATCATATAGTACATATTTATGATAATGAGGATGACCATAAAGATATATTGGTATCTTATATAAAAAGTGGTATAGAGCGAAATGAGAAAATAATCAGCATTGAATATTCGCTTTCTGAAGAAGCGTTATTAAATGCCTTAAATAAAGAAGGTTTGGATGTAAATTATTTAATAAATAAGGGTCAGTTAAAAATATTAAGTCATAATGCCACATACATAAAAGATGGTTATTTTGACATTGATAGAATGATAAAATTCTGGCAGAACGAAATGGATATAGCTATGAGTGAGGGATATCCGGCGTTAAGAGTTACAGGGGAGGCATCTTGGATAGCTGATGCCCCACTGGGTTCAGAATTTTTTATGAAATATGAGTCTACAATTAATAAAGCTCTGAATGATAGTAAATGTATAGTGTTATGCAGATATGATATTAAGAGTTTGGATCTTCAAGCGTTATCCGATTCTCTGTCAAATCATCCAAAAGTTTTTATTGGAACTAGAGAACTTAATAATGATGATTATTACCTGACTACTGATCATTTTCTTAGTGGAGAGTCAGAAAAATTAAAAGTAAATAACTGGTTAAAAAACATTGAAAACAGTTATGATAATAAGAAAAGGTTGGTAGAAAGCGAAAAAATATATAGTTTATTATACTCAGCTATGAGTGAAGGAGTTTGCATTCACGAGATTCTTTATGATGAAGATGGAAAAGCTGTCGAATATGAAATTTTAGATGTAAATCCTGCATACGAATCTATACTTGGATTAAAGAAAGAAGATGTAATCGGTAAAAGAGCCTCTGACATATATAAAACTGATAAACCACCCTATATTGAAATATATTCAAAAGTTGCTTCAACAGGAAATCCTATAACATTTGAGACATACTTTGAACCGATGAATAAATATTTTCATATATCAGCTGTTTATCTCGGTGAAAAAGACAAATTTGCAACTATTTTTTCTGACATAACAGATTTTGTAAAACTTCAAAAAGAATTAAAAAATGCAAAAGAAGCAGCTGAGGCCGCAAATAAAATAAAAAGTGAATTTATTGCAAATATGTCTCATGAGTTCAGAACTCCTCTTAATGCAATAATAGGCTTCACCGATATGATTCTTACAGGGGTTTACGGAAAGTTATCAGATAAAGTAGTTAAGTATCTTAATAATGTGTCGACAAGTGGCAAGCATCTTTTAAATCTCGTAAATGATATACTTGATATTTCTAAAATTGAAGCTGGCAAGATGGAATTAAGTTACGGGAATTTTAGTTCAAAACAAGTCATTTATGAGATTATATTAACCTTTGAGTCTATGGTTACTTTGAAAAATATAAATCTTGAAATTCGATTATCTGATACCAATATAAATGCTGATATGGGAAAATTTAGACAGATAATTTATAATCTCGTAAGTAATGCTGTTAAATATACTCCTGAAAATGGCAAAATATTTATATATTCTGATATAAATAATAATGAGCTTGTAATAACGGTTGAAGATACTGGAATTGGTATAGCAAAAGAAAATTACAGTAAAGTTTTCTCCAAATTTAAGCAAATAGATTCTTCCTATTCAAGAAATCAAGAAGGAACTGGTCTTGGTTTAGCACTAACAAAGAGATTAATCGAGTTACACGGTGGCACTATTCATTTTGAGTCTGAAGAAGGTAAGGGATCAAGATTTTGGTTCGTTATCCCAAAAGAAAAGTCATTAATTGAATGCCTTGATCCAGTTAAGGGAGATTTTTCTTCAAGATAGTTTTCCTAGAATATGAATAAGGATAAATAATTTTCTTTATCAATTATGCAACATTTTGTAGAAGAAAAGTTCGAAACTCGTACACCAGTCTTCACCATAAAAGCCCATACCGTGACAGGTATGGGCTTTTATTATGCTGATTTAAATCGTTGGGTCAAATAATTTGACCCAACCTACGGACTGCTTTATACATAGTTCCTGCAATTTCATTATATCCAAGTTCAAAATATACCATTTTTTGAATGGTTGTATTATCATAGCCGAGCTTCTGAAGCTCGGGAATTCTTTCTTTTAAGTATTTTTGTGTTGATTTTGTAGTTTTTCCCGCTTTATAACCTTCATATCCGGCTTTAATTATGTCACCTATAGATATACCCATGTTCAACTCCTCGCCCTATTTAAAGCTATTTTGTATGTTTGTGCATAAAGATTATAAATAATTATATAGATAGGAAATACTATAAATGTTATTTTGAGTTTTTCATTTAAATAAAACATATTGATTATACCTAAAATTACGTATGGTACAAATAAAAAGAAAGAAATCCCAATACTCTTTATAAGTTCAGGAAGAGCTTTTTTTATTGATAAAAGCAAATTAGAAATTTTAAAACAATCTTTTAATCTAAAGTCTTGAGCTAATACTGCAGAAACATAAGGGAAAAATATTGAATACGAAATTACCATAAGAATGGACAATGGAATAACTATAGCTTTCTCATATGAAAATGAGTGCCTAACTAATAAACGAATAAAATACACATTTAACGGAAATAGTAGTAAATATAATAAAAAGGTATATAGATATGCCGGTAAATTAACATAAAGCCCAAACTTTAAATATTTTAGACAACTTGACCAATTTAGAGATAAATTATTCGTATTATTTATTTCATTATGGGCAGTTTGTACCAAATAGCCGAATAAAACAAAAACAATTAAGGACCCAATTGCAGAAGTAAAAATTTTATAAGGCATAACTACTGGTGCCTCAACAAGAATCTGGCAAATGCCAAACAACAAACAACCGATAATAAGATTTTGTAGCCACTTACTATGGCTAAATATTGAATAAAATGCTTTTTTAATATCTAGTTTCATAATTTTCCTTTATTCTTATTATTGCTTTCTTTTTATCGGTGCGCAGTGCGCACCCTTGTATGATGAGTTTAGTAGCAAAGTGTAGGTTGGGTAAAAATTAATTTTACCCAACAAAATCATTCATAATTCATACTTTGAATCTTTTTCACATCTTCAAAGCAGCCCCAATTAATATCATATAGATTATCTTTTACAAATTTGTGAAAAGATGAATATTCCCAATTTTTCACATTATCGACGTAACAATGTTTGACAGGGTTGTAATGAATATAATCAAGATGATTATATAAATCTTTTTCATCTTGAATAGTATGTTCCCAGTAGCGTCTTTGCCAGATATCTTTCTCTTTTTTACTTTTGCGACTTGGAGAAATTTCATAGTCATCAATTGATGAAATATCAATATTTCTGGAAAAATAATTTTTAATTAACCTGATTATCATTGGATAATTATTAGTTTTTTCAGGCTTAATGATTATATGAAAATGATCATTCAAAATTACTGCCGCATATATTTCAAAAAAATGAAATCTTTTAGCATTTTCAAATGCTTTTCTTAATAATTTTATGTTTTTAACCAAAATCTTCCGTCGTTTACTTGTAACGACGGTAATGAAGATATAACTATTTTCTATAAACGCTCTTCGGTATTCCATTTATTAATTATATTATAAATTGTTGGGTCAAATTAATTTGACCCAACCTACAATTTGGCTTTAACTATTCACCTTTTTTAGTGAATGTAAATGAGATTATTTGATCTTCAAAAATGTTCAGCCAGGTGCGACTAACGCTGCCTCCTGAACATTCACATTCACTAAAAATAGGATAAACATCAACGTCAATCAAAGTTACAATGCCTTCTACTGTTTTTCCAGGTTCATTAAGCAAATTGCCTCTTGCTACATAAGAGTCAGTCCATACTTCCAGTTTATCCACATTGTATGTTTGATTTGCGATTTCAAATATTTTTTCCAGTTTACTTTTCATTTTTAAGTTCCTTTTATAATCTGAAGCATAATTTTATAATAATAGTAATTTTTGAATTTTCATAATTAATTAATATTTTTTTTATGTTTATTAAGATTAGCTGTAGAAAAACCATTTAAATTGAAATAACAGCAATAATAAGACTATGTATAGCCTTATTTAATGCTATGCTAAAACTAAGAATTCAATGAGAATGGCTGAGGATATTAATATGGTAA
This DNA window, taken from Candidatus Melainabacteria bacterium RIFOXYA2_FULL_32_9, encodes the following:
- a CDS encoding cell filamentation protein Fic — encoded protein: MKRYKAGNYIKKHEYKSFSPSYINREFDIADKKISVLLENAGRLLGELNAFSRSVPDIDFYIFMLVAKEATVSSRIEGTKTLIDEAVMPEEEILPERKDDWQEVRNYIIAINSAVDSLKDLPLCIRLIKETHKTLLRSVRGEKKIPGEIRTSQNWIGGSSPSNAFFVPPVPEEVSELLADLEKFWHNDNLDLPKLIKIAISHYQFETIHPFLDGNGRIGRLLVILQLIDSGILRKPAFYLSEFFEENKKLYYDSLTLVREKNDLEQWIRFFLQGVCQTAEKTIQTFEKIDLLRKENEEKIYTLGRRAKKGYELLRLLYSHVYINVDIVAKELKISWPSANKLISEFVRLGILKEITNQKQYRKFVFDDYIKIFRIC